From Brienomyrus brachyistius isolate T26 chromosome 18, BBRACH_0.4, whole genome shotgun sequence, one genomic window encodes:
- the coro6 gene encoding coronin-6 isoform X1, with protein sequence MNAMSRSIVRQSKFRHVFGQAAKAEQSYDDIRVSKVTWDSSFCAVNPKFLAVIVESSGGGAILVLPLSKTGRLDKSYPLVAGHSGPVLDIDWCPHNDNILASCSEDCTAMVWQVPDHTPVRHLTEPVVILEGHSKRVGIISWHPTARNILLTAGSDNLIIIWNVGTGEPLISMDDHPDLIYSVCWNRNGSLFCTTCKDRRLRVCDPRKGDVVAERLAPHEGIRPMRAIYTREGHIFTTGFTRMSQRELGLWDPTSFEEPIALLEMDTSNGVLLPFYDADTNIVYLCGKGDSSIRYFEITDEHPYVHYLSTYSSKEPQRGMGFMPKRGVDVSKCEIARLYKLHERKCEPIMMTVPRKSDLFQDDLYPDTAGPEPALEPEEWLAGRDEGPVLVSLREGYVPPKSRELKVARKNILDSRPVPRRTMSSCDGSSLPPQFVEKLLEEIQSLKATVLSQEKRICDLENKLSKYTNGTA encoded by the exons CGATGAGTCGCAGCATCGTGCGCCAGAGCAAGTTTCGCCACGTCTTCGGGCAGGCGGCGAAAGCGGAGCAGAGCTACGATGACATCCGCGTCTCCAAGGTTACTTGGGACAGCTCCTTCTGCGCCGTCAACCCCAAGTTCCTGGCCGTCATCGTGGAGTCCAGCGGTGGGGGTGCCATCCTGGTGCTGCCCCTATCCAAG ACGGGACGTCTGGATAAAAGCTACCCCCTAGTGGCAGGTCACTCAGGCCCCGTCCTGGACATCGACTGGTGTCCCCACAACGACAACATCCTGGCCAGCTGCTCCGAGGACTGCACCGCCATG GTGTGGCAGGTCCCGGACCACACCCCCGTGCGCCACCTGACTGAGCCCGTCGTCATCCTGGAGGGGCACTCCAAGCGTGTGGGCATCATCAGCTGGCACCCCACAGCCCGAAACATCCTCCTCACCGCAG GCAGTGATAACCTGATCATCATCTGGAATGTCGGAACAGGGGAGCCCCTGATCTCCATGGACGACCACCCCGACCTCATCTACAGCGTCTGCTGGAACCGTAACGGAAGCCTCTTCTGCACCACCTGCAAGGACCGACGGCTGCGTGTGTGTGACCCGCGCAAGGGCGATGTGGTGGCG GAGCGGCTGGCCCCCCACGAGGGCATCCGGCCGATGAGAGCCATCTACACCAGAGAGGGACACATCTTCACCACAGGCTTCACTCGAATGAGTCAGAGGGAACTGGGCCTTTGGGACCCG ACGAGTTTTGAGGAGCCCATCGCTCTGCTGGAGATGGACACCAGCAATGGGGTCCTGCTGCCGTTCTACGACGCAGACACCAACATTGTGTACCTGTGTGGAAAG GGTGATAGCAGCATCCGGTATTTTGAGATCACGGACGAGCACCCGTATGTCCACTACCTCAGCACCTATAGCAGCAAGGAGCCCCAGCGGGGAATGGGCTTCATGCCCAAGAGAGGCGTCGACGTCAGCAAGTGTGAGATTGCCAG GTTGTACAAGCTTCATGAGCGAAAGTGCGAGCCCATCATGATGACTGTGCCCAGGAAG TCAGACCTGTTCCAGGACGATCTGTACCCGGATACAGCGGGCCCAGAacctgcgctggaacctgaggAGTGGCTGGCGGGCCGGGATGAGGGTCCAGTGCTGGTATCCCTGCGGGAGGGTTACGTGCCCCCAAAGAGCCGGGAGCTCAAGGTGGCCAGGAAGAACATTCTGGACTCACGGCCTGTGCCGCGTCGGACCATGTCTTCCTGCGACGGCAGCAGCCTGCCA
- the coro6 gene encoding coronin-6 isoform X2, protein MSRSIVRQSKFRHVFGQAAKAEQSYDDIRVSKVTWDSSFCAVNPKFLAVIVESSGGGAILVLPLSKTGRLDKSYPLVAGHSGPVLDIDWCPHNDNILASCSEDCTAMVWQVPDHTPVRHLTEPVVILEGHSKRVGIISWHPTARNILLTAGSDNLIIIWNVGTGEPLISMDDHPDLIYSVCWNRNGSLFCTTCKDRRLRVCDPRKGDVVAERLAPHEGIRPMRAIYTREGHIFTTGFTRMSQRELGLWDPTSFEEPIALLEMDTSNGVLLPFYDADTNIVYLCGKGDSSIRYFEITDEHPYVHYLSTYSSKEPQRGMGFMPKRGVDVSKCEIARLYKLHERKCEPIMMTVPRKSDLFQDDLYPDTAGPEPALEPEEWLAGRDEGPVLVSLREGYVPPKSRELKVARKNILDSRPVPRRTMSSCDGSSLPPQFVEKLLEEIQSLKATVLSQEKRICDLENKLSKYTNGTA, encoded by the exons ATGAGTCGCAGCATCGTGCGCCAGAGCAAGTTTCGCCACGTCTTCGGGCAGGCGGCGAAAGCGGAGCAGAGCTACGATGACATCCGCGTCTCCAAGGTTACTTGGGACAGCTCCTTCTGCGCCGTCAACCCCAAGTTCCTGGCCGTCATCGTGGAGTCCAGCGGTGGGGGTGCCATCCTGGTGCTGCCCCTATCCAAG ACGGGACGTCTGGATAAAAGCTACCCCCTAGTGGCAGGTCACTCAGGCCCCGTCCTGGACATCGACTGGTGTCCCCACAACGACAACATCCTGGCCAGCTGCTCCGAGGACTGCACCGCCATG GTGTGGCAGGTCCCGGACCACACCCCCGTGCGCCACCTGACTGAGCCCGTCGTCATCCTGGAGGGGCACTCCAAGCGTGTGGGCATCATCAGCTGGCACCCCACAGCCCGAAACATCCTCCTCACCGCAG GCAGTGATAACCTGATCATCATCTGGAATGTCGGAACAGGGGAGCCCCTGATCTCCATGGACGACCACCCCGACCTCATCTACAGCGTCTGCTGGAACCGTAACGGAAGCCTCTTCTGCACCACCTGCAAGGACCGACGGCTGCGTGTGTGTGACCCGCGCAAGGGCGATGTGGTGGCG GAGCGGCTGGCCCCCCACGAGGGCATCCGGCCGATGAGAGCCATCTACACCAGAGAGGGACACATCTTCACCACAGGCTTCACTCGAATGAGTCAGAGGGAACTGGGCCTTTGGGACCCG ACGAGTTTTGAGGAGCCCATCGCTCTGCTGGAGATGGACACCAGCAATGGGGTCCTGCTGCCGTTCTACGACGCAGACACCAACATTGTGTACCTGTGTGGAAAG GGTGATAGCAGCATCCGGTATTTTGAGATCACGGACGAGCACCCGTATGTCCACTACCTCAGCACCTATAGCAGCAAGGAGCCCCAGCGGGGAATGGGCTTCATGCCCAAGAGAGGCGTCGACGTCAGCAAGTGTGAGATTGCCAG GTTGTACAAGCTTCATGAGCGAAAGTGCGAGCCCATCATGATGACTGTGCCCAGGAAG TCAGACCTGTTCCAGGACGATCTGTACCCGGATACAGCGGGCCCAGAacctgcgctggaacctgaggAGTGGCTGGCGGGCCGGGATGAGGGTCCAGTGCTGGTATCCCTGCGGGAGGGTTACGTGCCCCCAAAGAGCCGGGAGCTCAAGGTGGCCAGGAAGAACATTCTGGACTCACGGCCTGTGCCGCGTCGGACCATGTCTTCCTGCGACGGCAGCAGCCTGCCA